One genomic segment of Verrucomicrobiota bacterium includes these proteins:
- a CDS encoding FecR domain-containing protein: MRRVIVNAAMAAALVAAVFASSGRAGATEEEASANDQEGTRVTAQRGTAEALLLGAAEWVATQIDSSYPCGCELRTGRRSYMEVYFDEANSFRIKADTHVRVGKVLETVEGESGSIVRLVEIEMVDGEVNARLGRLPDDVRVNVTSPSAVAGATGTGFTFIFNRREQETLVKVTHDSVLVGARDRADKQVAVAALQQVEVRPWADGELTAVGRAALDEKELGKESVARFRQKEGADLTVSAVGTAPALDEALPQGATAAERAQRRGESLAAATDAARSALADLIYGLAVDAPAEAPMTTVADVLAQDSGLASKVYELINNAAIAGPTFTDDDACTVVAQLELAALGEALGQELGTGLRGVREITEAGYLATFGADALAATRKAAEADGKRRLRLKLNKSIIDRGRTLEDEANRNANVRLTILGVIDKAVVKETHFYSDGSLGLLMSCILSTIAENHPEIVGTLYMSSPEPVLLGDFMDYRFVREHLAAVREDGGGQSQGALAKAIVKMLGLEDRMDPNATDQDYANFLAAMGAFPIGGWRVGHVATEEDLAVVLVKMLGLLPEVDDPDDPEGYLALLRERGLVLGNIRNLLGNTGAVNPLLQVVGGTPLSGLYQNNVSTVRGF, translated from the coding sequence CAGCGGGGAACGGCCGAGGCCTTGCTGCTGGGCGCGGCCGAGTGGGTCGCCACGCAGATCGACTCCAGCTACCCGTGCGGGTGCGAGCTTCGCACGGGGCGGCGCTCGTACATGGAAGTCTACTTTGACGAGGCGAACAGCTTCCGGATCAAGGCCGATACGCACGTGCGCGTCGGCAAGGTGCTGGAGACCGTCGAGGGCGAGTCGGGCAGCATCGTGCGCCTCGTCGAGATCGAGATGGTCGACGGTGAGGTCAACGCCCGGCTGGGCCGCCTACCCGACGACGTGCGTGTCAACGTCACCTCGCCCAGTGCGGTGGCCGGGGCGACGGGCACCGGCTTCACGTTCATCTTCAACAGGCGCGAGCAGGAGACGCTCGTCAAGGTCACGCACGACAGTGTGCTCGTCGGTGCGCGCGACCGGGCCGACAAGCAGGTGGCGGTGGCTGCGCTGCAGCAGGTCGAGGTGCGCCCGTGGGCTGACGGCGAGCTGACCGCCGTGGGCCGCGCCGCGCTGGACGAGAAGGAGCTTGGCAAGGAGTCAGTCGCCCGGTTCCGCCAGAAAGAGGGCGCCGATCTCACGGTGAGCGCCGTCGGCACGGCCCCGGCGCTCGACGAGGCGCTGCCCCAGGGGGCAACGGCCGCCGAGCGTGCCCAGCGCCGCGGCGAGTCGCTGGCAGCCGCGACCGACGCGGCTCGTTCGGCGCTGGCCGACCTTATCTACGGGCTGGCGGTTGACGCCCCCGCGGAAGCGCCCATGACGACCGTGGCCGACGTGTTGGCACAGGACAGTGGGTTGGCCTCCAAGGTCTACGAGTTGATCAACAACGCAGCGATAGCAGGTCCCACGTTCACCGATGACGACGCCTGCACGGTCGTAGCCCAGCTCGAGCTGGCTGCGCTGGGCGAGGCGCTCGGGCAGGAGCTGGGCACGGGGCTTCGCGGCGTGCGCGAGATTACCGAAGCCGGCTACTTGGCCACCTTCGGCGCCGACGCGCTCGCCGCGACACGCAAGGCGGCTGAGGCCGACGGCAAGAGACGGTTGCGACTCAAGCTCAACAAAAGCATCATCGACCGGGGCCGCACACTCGAAGATGAGGCGAACCGCAACGCCAACGTCCGGTTGACGATCCTGGGCGTAATCGATAAGGCCGTCGTCAAGGAGACGCACTTCTACTCCGATGGGTCGCTCGGGCTGCTCATGAGCTGCATCTTGAGCACGATCGCGGAGAACCATCCCGAGATCGTCGGCACGCTTTACATGTCGAGTCCCGAGCCCGTGTTGCTTGGCGACTTCATGGACTATCGCTTCGTGCGCGAGCACCTGGCCGCCGTGCGCGAGGACGGTGGTGGCCAGAGCCAGGGGGCGCTCGCCAAGGCAATCGTCAAAATGCTTGGGCTCGAGGACCGGATGGATCCGAACGCGACGGATCAGGACTATGCCAACTTCCTCGCGGCGATGGGGGCATTCCCGATCGGCGGGTGGCGCGTGGGCCACGTGGCGACCGAAGAAGACCTTGCCGTTGTGCTGGTCAAGATGCTAGGCTTGCTTCCCGAGGTGGATGATCCGGACGATCCGGAGGGCTACCTGGCGCTGCTCCGCGAGCGGGGCCTTGTGCTGGGCAACATCCGCAACCTCCTTGGCAATACGGGAGCGGTGAATCCGCTATTGCAGGTGGTCGGTGGGACGCCGTTGAGCGGGCTGTACCAAAACAACGTCTCCACCGTTCGTGGTTTCTAG
- a CDS encoding outer membrane beta-barrel protein, which translates to MKWTVVLAAAAVVMAFVMDAEGAQFVGGPLLGGAYDELLPVLVRGRTFVPSFKARIEYDDNIFTEETDPVEQWKLVIEPKLDLHILRETTYLGLSYQYSLQIYEDRDPDTDQSHDASLTFNHKFSERVELRVRDRYRRMFEPELVEATVTDEVAGERVVTRRLRNDRDYNIFSPTVIVGVTPKLNGSVTYENVWVDYEDPEVSISGDYMQNSGSLAGNYILSQQTYLTFFYRYQDIDYDSDETKVDSTSNIASIGGTHRFSPTLSGTLQVGVERRTFADFTRTAEDGTEERITDQTQTAPYISASIRAPLSETISTEVGYSYRIEETTEAAFLSQELQSVYLAVSQSFTDRFSTTFNATLDFSEFSIDEARFPETQSTFDEQSIAFALVFRYAISSNWHVEAGWRFTDVDSDFPRQSYRRNRPFVGVSAIF; encoded by the coding sequence ATGAAATGGACCGTTGTGCTTGCCGCTGCAGCGGTAGTAATGGCGTTCGTGATGGATGCCGAGGGAGCTCAGTTCGTCGGCGGCCCACTGTTGGGTGGCGCTTATGACGAGTTGTTGCCCGTGTTGGTGCGAGGCCGAACGTTTGTGCCGTCGTTCAAGGCTCGCATCGAGTACGACGACAACATCTTCACAGAAGAGACCGACCCGGTCGAGCAGTGGAAGCTGGTGATCGAGCCCAAGCTCGACCTGCACATTCTGCGCGAGACGACCTACCTGGGCCTCTCGTACCAGTACTCGCTGCAGATCTACGAGGATCGCGATCCCGACACCGATCAGTCGCACGACGCTTCGTTGACCTTCAACCACAAGTTCTCCGAACGTGTCGAGCTGCGCGTGCGTGACCGGTATCGCCGGATGTTCGAGCCGGAACTGGTCGAGGCCACAGTAACCGACGAGGTTGCCGGCGAGCGGGTCGTCACGCGCCGGCTCCGCAATGACCGCGACTACAACATCTTCAGTCCGACCGTGATCGTCGGGGTGACCCCGAAGCTCAACGGGAGCGTTACCTACGAGAACGTCTGGGTCGACTACGAGGACCCCGAGGTCAGCATCTCGGGCGACTACATGCAGAACAGCGGCTCGCTGGCGGGCAACTACATCCTGTCGCAGCAGACCTATCTGACCTTTTTCTATCGCTACCAGGACATCGACTATGACTCGGACGAGACCAAAGTGGACTCGACTTCGAACATCGCCTCGATCGGGGGCACGCACCGCTTCTCGCCGACGCTGAGCGGCACGCTCCAGGTCGGCGTCGAGCGGCGCACGTTCGCCGATTTCACGCGAACGGCCGAGGACGGCACCGAGGAGCGCATCACCGACCAGACGCAGACGGCGCCCTACATCAGCGCCAGCATCCGGGCGCCGCTGAGCGAGACGATCTCGACCGAGGTGGGGTACTCCTATCGCATCGAGGAGACGACTGAGGCAGCCTTCCTCTCCCAGGAGCTGCAGTCGGTCTACCTGGCGGTGTCGCAGTCGTTCACGGACCGGTTCTCGACCACGTTCAACGCCACGCTCGATTTCAGCGAGTTCAGCATCGACGAGGCACGTTTCCCGGAAACGCAGAGCACGTTCGACGAGCAATCGATCGCTTTCGCGCTTGTTTTCCGCTACGCGATCAGTTCGAACTGGCACGTCGAGGCCGGCTGGCGTTTCACGGACGTGGACTCGGACTTCCCTCGACAGTCGTACAGGAGAAACCGGCCGTTCGTCGGCGTCAGCGCCATCTTCTAA
- a CDS encoding polysaccharide biosynthesis tyrosine autokinase — protein sequence MNSSPVHPPQAEQDKLHFLDYWQVIAKRKEVIIATAVILIFAVTVYSFVVRSEYTATAQIRIDTPAANTNPFGGPMAELYTRPLDEAEYNTHQIQITSDPVLRRVIEGRLSEGQWICDTCGREYSEEEVERLGELSCISHGCDGRIRRESGEKYPTWVPLNETWARFDNEPEKYDTGYAIYLLRKRVRVRPERGTRLINISYTSPDQNEVATVANMVAQVYQQEQEDQSKRKVRRALSALLEEIEDLRRGGAGPNAKGLDQLEKERDQFKKDNALIFTNQGVLEHMDLNQWRAERLRLEVQIASRTERLKQLEGLQKEELIDALQGDQSLYDYKRMKAQQEISLKQALVDYGVSHDAVTRLTESIADLQSKIEKQADGVLNALRIDLAGFLIEKAKLDERIAKLELDIYTKEEAMTKYRRLSDEVERLRAIYDQITAKKVTETIKQAIPESQVVITQNASPPMTPSKPNRMVNIIIGVVVGLTVGTGLAYFIEYLDTSVKTIDDLERSLAMPILGVIPQRVKLLTEVTHKSPAYEAYRMLWTNIDFARQESKLRTLLVTSGGVGEGKTTSLANLAIVAAREGNKVLVIDSDFRRPRVHKLFGISNHEGLTDVLLRSVDPDRVCIETKVPNLWVMPSGKLPPSAMGLLNSRNMRECIEYLHDRYDIILFDSPPVIGVSDASVLAGLVDRIVLVVEYRKYPKTVATRAKRILENVGGKILGGVINNLNIIKEDYYYYSQVYHYFQASGEDAEDQEATDATPADEASASSDESESENKG from the coding sequence GTGAATTCCTCCCCCGTTCATCCGCCTCAAGCCGAACAAGACAAACTGCACTTCCTCGACTACTGGCAGGTGATCGCCAAGCGCAAGGAAGTCATCATCGCCACGGCCGTGATCCTGATCTTCGCCGTGACGGTGTATTCGTTCGTCGTGCGCTCCGAGTACACGGCGACGGCGCAGATCCGCATTGACACGCCGGCAGCGAACACCAACCCGTTCGGGGGACCGATGGCGGAGCTGTACACCCGGCCGCTTGACGAGGCCGAGTATAACACCCACCAGATCCAGATCACCTCCGACCCGGTGCTGCGGCGCGTGATTGAGGGCAGACTCAGCGAGGGGCAATGGATCTGTGATACCTGCGGCCGCGAGTACAGCGAGGAAGAGGTCGAGAGGCTCGGCGAGTTGTCCTGCATCTCCCACGGGTGTGATGGACGGATCCGGCGCGAGAGCGGAGAGAAGTACCCCACATGGGTTCCGCTCAACGAGACTTGGGCCCGTTTCGACAACGAACCGGAGAAGTACGATACGGGGTACGCCATCTACCTGCTGCGCAAGCGGGTGCGCGTCCGCCCCGAACGCGGCACGCGGCTCATCAACATCTCCTATACGAGCCCCGACCAGAATGAGGTGGCCACGGTCGCGAACATGGTGGCCCAGGTCTACCAGCAGGAGCAGGAGGATCAGTCCAAGAGGAAGGTCCGTCGGGCGCTGTCGGCATTACTCGAGGAGATCGAGGATCTGCGCCGCGGCGGCGCGGGCCCCAACGCCAAGGGTCTCGACCAGCTCGAGAAGGAGCGCGACCAGTTCAAGAAGGACAATGCGCTCATCTTCACCAACCAGGGCGTGCTCGAACACATGGACCTCAACCAGTGGCGTGCCGAGCGGCTGCGGCTTGAGGTGCAGATCGCCAGTCGGACCGAGCGGCTCAAGCAGCTCGAGGGGCTGCAGAAGGAGGAGCTCATCGATGCGCTCCAGGGCGACCAATCGCTCTATGACTACAAGCGCATGAAGGCCCAGCAGGAAATTTCCCTGAAGCAGGCTCTGGTCGACTACGGCGTGAGTCATGATGCCGTCACTCGGCTCACAGAATCCATCGCCGACCTGCAGTCCAAGATCGAGAAGCAGGCCGACGGGGTCCTGAACGCATTGCGCATCGATCTGGCCGGGTTCCTGATAGAGAAAGCCAAGCTCGATGAGCGAATCGCCAAGCTCGAGCTGGATATCTACACCAAAGAGGAGGCCATGACCAAGTATCGCCGGCTGTCCGACGAGGTAGAGCGGCTCCGCGCGATCTACGATCAGATCACGGCCAAGAAGGTCACTGAGACGATCAAGCAGGCCATTCCCGAGTCGCAGGTGGTCATCACGCAGAACGCCTCGCCGCCGATGACGCCGTCAAAGCCCAACCGGATGGTCAACATCATCATCGGCGTCGTCGTTGGGCTCACCGTCGGCACCGGGCTCGCGTACTTCATCGAGTACCTTGATACGAGCGTCAAGACCATCGACGACCTCGAGCGAAGCCTGGCCATGCCGATCCTGGGGGTGATCCCACAGCGGGTCAAGCTGCTCACCGAGGTCACACACAAGTCGCCGGCCTACGAAGCCTACCGGATGCTGTGGACCAACATCGACTTCGCGCGCCAGGAGAGCAAGCTGCGCACGCTGCTGGTAACCAGCGGCGGCGTAGGCGAAGGCAAAACGACCAGCCTGGCCAACCTGGCCATCGTCGCCGCGCGCGAGGGCAACAAGGTACTGGTGATCGACAGCGATTTCAGGCGCCCGCGCGTGCACAAGCTGTTTGGGATCTCGAACCACGAGGGGCTCACCGACGTGCTGCTGCGGAGCGTCGATCCGGACCGGGTGTGCATCGAGACCAAGGTGCCCAACCTCTGGGTCATGCCAAGCGGCAAGCTGCCTCCGAGCGCGATGGGGCTCCTCAACTCGCGCAACATGCGCGAGTGCATCGAGTACCTGCATGACCGCTACGACATCATCCTGTTCGACTCGCCGCCGGTGATCGGCGTGAGCGACGCTTCGGTGCTTGCCGGCCTTGTGGACCGCATCGTGCTCGTTGTCGAGTACCGGAAGTACCCGAAGACGGTGGCCACACGGGCCAAGAGGATCCTCGAGAACGTCGGCGGCAAGATTCTCGGCGGCGTGATCAACAACCTCAACATCATCAAGGAAGACTACTACTACTACTCGCAAGTCTATCACTACTTCCAGGCCTCCGGCGAAGACGCCGAGGACCAGGAAGCTACCGATGCGACCCCGGCCGATGAGGCATCGGCATCGAGCGACGAGAGCGAGAGCGAGAACAAGGGCTAA
- a CDS encoding polysaccharide biosynthesis/export family protein has protein sequence MAWLRLVVLAATATVLLSGCPIPGNSIKYEEGLPPLPEGDPALNYRIVVGDVLSIEGGKNAELAKDSVQVDENGEINLIYMGKIKVVDLTKSELEAAINKAYMESGKYQDAQITVSVLTLYYFVDGEVRIPGRKQYLRQMTLYRAIVDAGGFTEFAAPTRVTLLRPQPDGTHKVWKINISQVMRGSKPDNVVILPNDVIRVPKSVF, from the coding sequence ATGGCGTGGTTGCGTTTGGTTGTGCTCGCCGCAACGGCGACAGTCCTGTTGTCGGGTTGCCCGATCCCGGGCAATTCCATCAAGTATGAGGAGGGCCTGCCCCCGCTGCCCGAGGGCGATCCGGCGCTCAACTACCGGATTGTTGTGGGCGATGTGCTTTCCATCGAGGGTGGTAAGAACGCCGAGCTGGCCAAGGACTCGGTGCAAGTCGACGAGAATGGCGAGATCAACCTGATCTACATGGGCAAGATCAAGGTGGTGGATCTGACCAAGTCCGAACTCGAGGCCGCCATCAACAAGGCCTACATGGAATCGGGCAAGTACCAGGACGCCCAGATCACGGTGAGCGTGCTCACGCTCTACTATTTCGTCGACGGCGAAGTCCGGATCCCAGGCCGGAAGCAGTACCTTCGCCAGATGACGCTGTACCGGGCCATCGTCGATGCCGGCGGGTTCACCGAGTTCGCCGCGCCGACGCGCGTCACGCTGCTCCGGCCCCAGCCGGACGGCACACACAAGGTGTGGAAGATCAACATAAGCCAGGTCATGCGCGGGAGCAAGCCGGACAACGTGGTCATCTTGCCCAACGATGTGATCCGCGTGCCGAAGAGCGTGTTCTGA
- a CDS encoding polysaccharide biosynthesis/export family protein produces MHKVVFLLLLLTAGVLAGAGCNGGRPEPLPPPTTDNPIDTYQITVGDVLSIDGGKNQEVSKDQVRVDEEGQINLIFIGKVKAKGVTKSKLEDEINRRYKEAGHFTDPQVSVTVLTLSYFVDGQVLLRGQKKYVRQITLYQAIIDAGGFTEYASRGRVAVLRRQPDGTVKRYVVNVKRIMSGRAPDSFVVRPNDTIVVPRGY; encoded by the coding sequence GTGCACAAGGTTGTGTTTCTTTTGCTGCTGCTGACGGCGGGGGTGCTGGCCGGCGCCGGCTGCAACGGCGGGCGGCCGGAACCACTTCCTCCGCCCACCACTGACAATCCGATCGACACCTACCAGATCACCGTGGGCGACGTGCTGTCCATCGACGGCGGCAAGAACCAGGAGGTGTCCAAGGACCAGGTCCGCGTTGACGAGGAGGGCCAGATCAACCTGATCTTCATCGGCAAAGTCAAGGCGAAGGGTGTGACCAAGAGCAAGCTGGAAGACGAGATCAACCGGAGATACAAGGAAGCGGGGCACTTCACCGATCCGCAGGTGAGTGTAACGGTGCTGACCCTGTCCTACTTCGTGGATGGACAGGTGCTGTTGCGCGGCCAGAAAAAGTACGTGCGCCAGATCACGCTATACCAGGCCATCATCGACGCCGGCGGCTTCACCGAGTACGCCAGTCGCGGCAGGGTAGCCGTGCTCCGGCGCCAGCCCGACGGCACCGTGAAGCGCTACGTTGTCAACGTCAAGCGGATTATGTCGGGGCGCGCTCCGGACAGCTTCGTCGTGCGGCCCAACGACACCATCGTCGTGCCACGCGGGTACTGA
- a CDS encoding O-antigen ligase family protein, whose amino-acid sequence MPRLPQPEEQPEDETRWNESRLPEPRLRRRGIERIETICDTIVLVLLLSVLVLTPLAFGGADQDLAPFSKTPFAPALYYFNYFVAAAAVLMAAAWVIKMLLTERLVLARTPVDAPLLLFLAYAVLRAATCASPTVAFREVGWLMAYAAIFYVTVNVLRTRRRQQVVAGAVVITALALTTMGLVMWLKPELRDMALTLRRTVQYSGRLGASYVCPNHFAGLLEMAIPLVLALVMVSKARVVTKLVAGAVGVVLVVGLILSMSRGGWISLALGIVFMLAMATWQKRINLIAWIVPLVVLVAVVVGVVRSDEGVQKRFESVFDSEDSSYAGRAVAWKHTLDLARRHLLFGTGPGTYRWAFTREQPADLPLDVRYTHNDYLHTWSDYGLVGLGLLLWGVGAFGYRGVRALRRAKKSADFALILGVLGSTTTIVAHSFVDFNMRIPANLITMLVLAAVLVAARQYQLRRMAEISMFKRSDTRRLPAPTKVLGVTAAAVAAVAILIINGGKHEARVAWHRGRMLDVTLPKPIGLKERTLEELDKLSGIPPEAIEAIRGAIKQIESPTAWQVRRQVELAGRRNGLDNDGVMRVTDALLRVQAIEESEEKVIAAYRNAARLDDSNFEFHAALQNFNYFKGEVRKRSYEQLIAQLARPKGRELVDVKIEALRALTESIGAGRRAFTLNPMSGSVAFGLGEAHKQMYDILKRDDLPGRLAGFDASHYDPPEYHQQQAREWYIRAVELHPNNAVFRDGYGGFLQWTGEYGSALEQYEMGMKLLEKRPLDQSSFSKRIEPIEERLRRRRERAQLAPPADTPNADATGPVENED is encoded by the coding sequence ATGCCGCGTCTGCCGCAACCCGAGGAACAGCCGGAAGATGAGACGCGGTGGAACGAGTCGCGCCTCCCGGAGCCGCGGCTGCGCCGACGGGGAATTGAGCGGATCGAGACCATCTGCGATACGATCGTGCTCGTGCTGCTGTTGAGCGTGCTCGTGCTGACGCCGCTCGCCTTCGGCGGAGCCGACCAGGATCTCGCGCCGTTTTCGAAGACGCCGTTCGCGCCGGCGTTGTACTACTTCAACTACTTCGTCGCGGCCGCGGCGGTGCTCATGGCGGCAGCGTGGGTAATCAAGATGCTCCTCACTGAGCGCCTTGTGCTCGCACGCACGCCGGTGGACGCTCCGCTTCTCCTGTTTCTCGCGTACGCCGTGTTGCGTGCGGCAACGTGTGCGTCGCCGACCGTGGCGTTTCGCGAGGTCGGCTGGCTCATGGCGTACGCGGCGATCTTCTACGTCACCGTCAATGTGCTGCGGACGCGGCGCCGGCAACAGGTTGTGGCGGGCGCCGTCGTGATCACGGCACTTGCCCTGACGACCATGGGGCTGGTCATGTGGCTCAAGCCGGAGCTTCGCGACATGGCGCTGACGCTGCGCCGGACGGTGCAGTACAGCGGACGGCTAGGGGCGAGCTACGTGTGCCCGAATCACTTCGCGGGGCTGCTCGAGATGGCGATCCCCCTTGTCCTTGCGTTGGTGATGGTGTCCAAGGCACGCGTGGTCACGAAACTGGTCGCTGGGGCGGTGGGCGTCGTGCTCGTAGTCGGGCTGATCCTATCGATGTCGCGCGGGGGGTGGATCAGCCTCGCGCTCGGCATTGTGTTCATGCTCGCCATGGCGACGTGGCAGAAGCGCATCAACCTGATTGCCTGGATTGTGCCGCTTGTGGTTCTCGTGGCCGTTGTTGTGGGCGTTGTGCGGTCAGACGAGGGTGTGCAGAAACGGTTCGAAAGCGTCTTCGACAGTGAGGACTCGAGCTACGCGGGCCGCGCGGTCGCGTGGAAGCACACGCTCGACCTGGCGCGCCGGCACCTGCTGTTCGGCACGGGACCGGGCACGTACCGCTGGGCGTTCACGCGCGAGCAGCCGGCGGACTTGCCGCTCGACGTGCGCTACACCCACAACGACTATCTCCACACATGGTCCGACTACGGGCTGGTCGGGCTTGGGCTCCTGCTCTGGGGCGTGGGCGCGTTTGGCTACCGGGGCGTGCGTGCGCTACGTCGAGCGAAGAAGAGCGCCGATTTTGCGCTCATCCTGGGCGTGCTCGGGAGCACGACGACGATCGTGGCGCACTCGTTTGTCGACTTCAATATGCGTATTCCAGCCAACCTGATCACGATGCTGGTGCTCGCCGCCGTGCTCGTGGCCGCGCGTCAGTACCAGCTCCGGCGCATGGCCGAGATCAGCATGTTCAAGCGTTCGGACACAAGACGGCTGCCGGCGCCGACGAAGGTGCTCGGCGTCACAGCGGCGGCCGTGGCAGCCGTGGCCATCCTCATCATCAACGGGGGCAAGCACGAGGCGCGCGTGGCCTGGCACCGCGGGCGCATGCTCGACGTGACGCTGCCCAAGCCGATCGGCCTGAAGGAGCGCACGCTTGAGGAGCTGGACAAGTTGAGCGGCATCCCTCCCGAGGCGATCGAGGCGATCCGTGGGGCCATCAAGCAGATCGAGTCCCCCACAGCCTGGCAGGTGCGCCGTCAGGTTGAGCTTGCCGGCCGGCGCAACGGGCTCGACAATGACGGAGTCATGCGCGTCACCGACGCGCTGCTGCGCGTGCAGGCGATCGAGGAATCCGAGGAGAAGGTCATTGCCGCCTACCGGAACGCAGCACGGCTGGACGACTCGAACTTCGAGTTCCACGCCGCGCTGCAGAACTTCAACTACTTCAAAGGCGAGGTGCGCAAGCGCAGCTATGAGCAGCTCATCGCGCAGCTCGCCCGCCCGAAGGGGCGAGAGCTGGTGGACGTCAAGATCGAAGCGCTCCGGGCGTTGACCGAGTCGATCGGAGCGGGGCGCCGCGCCTTCACGCTGAACCCGATGTCGGGCTCCGTCGCCTTTGGGCTGGGCGAGGCGCACAAGCAGATGTACGACATTCTCAAGCGCGACGACCTGCCGGGCCGGCTCGCCGGGTTCGATGCCTCGCACTACGATCCGCCCGAGTACCATCAGCAGCAGGCGCGCGAGTGGTACATCAGGGCTGTCGAGCTGCACCCGAACAACGCCGTGTTCCGCGACGGGTACGGGGGATTCCTCCAATGGACAGGCGAATACGGCTCCGCCCTTGAGCAGTATGAAATGGGAATGAAGCTTCTCGAGAAGAGACCATTGGACCAATCCTCGTTCAGCAAGCGGATCGAGCCGATCGAGGAGCGGCTGCGCAGACGCCGAGAGAGAGCGCAGCTTGCTCCGCCGGCAGACACGCCGAACGCCGATGCAACTGGGCCGGTCGAGAACGAAGACTGA
- a CDS encoding HIT domain-containing protein — translation MTEPNNERLDRIWAPWRLDYVKAIHQANDEGCIFCIGEDTARDRERHVVVRQPTCFAMLNLYPYNNGHLLVAPRRHVGDLEALSDDELTALMQLVRDCTALLDETLRPQGYNIGLNLGRAAGAGIVEHLHFHIVPRWVGDTNFMPATANTKVMPQSLDALWQLLREQAGSE, via the coding sequence GTGACCGAGCCGAACAACGAACGCCTCGACCGGATCTGGGCGCCATGGCGCCTCGACTACGTCAAGGCCATCCATCAGGCCAACGACGAGGGCTGCATCTTCTGCATCGGCGAGGACACGGCCCGCGACCGCGAGCGCCACGTCGTGGTCCGCCAGCCCACGTGCTTCGCGATGCTCAACCTCTACCCGTACAACAACGGCCACCTGCTCGTGGCGCCGCGGCGCCACGTAGGCGATCTGGAGGCACTATCCGACGACGAACTCACGGCGCTCATGCAGCTCGTGCGCGACTGCACCGCGCTGCTTGACGAAACCCTGCGCCCGCAGGGCTACAACATCGGTCTCAACCTTGGGCGGGCCGCCGGCGCCGGCATCGTCGAGCACCTGCACTTCCACATCGTCCCGCGCTGGGTGGGCGACACCAACTTCATGCCCGCCACGGCCAACACGAAGGTCATGCCCCAATCGCTCGATGCGCTCTGGCAACTGCTGCGCGAGCAGGCGGGATCCGAGTAG
- a CDS encoding carbohydrate kinase family protein, translated as MASKAAAGRDEGTLDVVCLGMIVADVVAKPVAGLPEQGDTREVDYLNLHNGGDTSNVAVNLAKLSVRSGIICKVGDDHFGAFLTAALRENGVEASHVIVDRNVATAACLALVRPDGERSFFYKGDANDRLTSGDVDFDYVSRSTVLHTGGTLLLGGLDGEPLAGVLKEARRRGITTSMDVAWDTSGRWLGKIAPCLEHLDIFLPSHDEAREIAGLDEPEAIGRFFLNYGIGIVGVKLGPRGAYVTDGERAHFVPSLVKPRGIVDTTGAGDAFVAGFLAAHLRGWDLERCARFASAVSAVCIGSLGTTTWQARVADIERLAGVR; from the coding sequence ATGGCATCCAAGGCTGCTGCGGGGAGAGACGAGGGCACGCTCGACGTGGTGTGCCTCGGAATGATCGTTGCCGACGTCGTCGCCAAGCCCGTCGCCGGCCTCCCCGAGCAAGGCGACACACGGGAAGTCGACTACCTCAACCTGCACAACGGAGGTGATACGTCGAACGTCGCCGTCAACCTCGCCAAGCTCAGCGTTCGCTCCGGCATCATCTGCAAGGTGGGTGACGATCACTTCGGGGCGTTCCTGACCGCCGCGCTGCGCGAAAACGGCGTCGAAGCCTCGCACGTTATCGTCGACAGAAACGTCGCCACCGCCGCCTGCCTCGCGCTGGTGCGGCCCGACGGTGAGCGCTCGTTTTTCTACAAGGGCGACGCAAACGACAGGCTCACGTCCGGCGACGTGGACTTCGACTACGTCTCGCGCAGCACAGTGCTCCACACGGGTGGCACACTGCTGCTCGGCGGCCTCGACGGCGAGCCGCTCGCCGGCGTGCTGAAGGAGGCGCGCCGGCGCGGGATCACGACAAGCATGGACGTCGCGTGGGACACCAGCGGCCGGTGGCTCGGCAAGATCGCGCCGTGCCTTGAGCACCTCGACATCTTTCTCCCGAGCCACGACGAGGCGCGCGAGATCGCCGGCCTCGACGAGCCCGAGGCGATCGGCCGCTTCTTCCTCAACTACGGCATTGGCATCGTCGGTGTCAAACTCGGCCCGCGCGGCGCCTACGTCACCGACGGCGAGCGCGCCCACTTCGTGCCGTCGCTCGTGAAGCCCCGCGGCATCGTGGACACCACGGGCGCGGGCGACGCCTTCGTGGCCGGTTTCCTCGCGGCCCATCTGCGCGGGTGGGACCTCGAGCGCTGCGCGCGCTTCGCCTCGGCCGTCAGCGCCGTCTGCATCGGCAGTCTGGGCACGACGACGTGGCAGGCGCGCGTGGCCGACATCGAGCGGCTTGCCGGCGTCCGGTAG